In Mesotoga sp. Brook.08.105.5.1, the sequence TCAAGTTTGTCCAGCATTGACGAGGAGCCACCAGATATTACACATACTTTCTGAACGATTTCAGAGTTCTTGTGAAGGAATATCTTCTGATTAGGAAAAAGCTGAGAAAGAGAGAATGTGAACTCGGACACAGTAGTTTCTATAGGAGTTCTGCCTATTAAGCCTACGTCAAATTTCTCGAGGCTCTCAAGACCTAGCTTCTGAGCAATCGCGTAGTTGTTTCCATATGGTATATTTGCGTCCAATGGCAGGTGGTAACCAAGAAGCGTGACACCATTTAACAATACGCTTTCGACTCTTCTTTTCAGGTGGCCTGTGAGTCTGAAGAAGGTCTTTCCGAAGATTCCATGGTGTACTAGTATTGCATCAGCACTTGAGTTTAGGGCCTTTTCTACGAAGGCGTTGCTGAAGGAGACCCCTGTAACGAGTTTCTTTATATCTCTATCTCCTTCGATTTGAATACCATTGTGGCAATAGTCATCGAACTTCTCCGGTTCAAGAACAGAATTCAGAAAGCCTTCAAGCTCTAATGGTCTCACGTTTGACTCCTTTGCTTAGAAAAGTCCTCCACAAGAATATCCTCGATCATTATTCTATCATGAGCCATCGAGTAAGATATAAACTGAAAAAAGAGGGATGCAACGTACCACTTTAATCCACATCTCTAAACATTCAACTATATTCTCAATTATTGATTCATGCCAGTAATTATTTTGTGCTAGATTCATAAGATTGTGTTTGATATTCTATTCCTTAATGCACTTCCAAACCAAGGAGGTACGTGCTAAACTTCATAGTACGGATTCCTTACTGTGGAGGCGAAAATGGCTTATAGTCTTCTTAAGTCGTATCTTGATGCCGGCGAAGCTAAAGAAATAAGAAGATCGCTTCTAGTAATGGCTCTTCCCGCAATTGGCGAAAATGTACTTCAGATGCTGCTCGGAATTTCGGATACAGCATTTCTCGGTCACTACGACTGGAGAGTTATGACTGCGGTGGGTACAGCTAACCAAGTAGTGTTTATTTTTCAAGCAGTATTGGTCGCGATATCCACTGGTTCGATGGTTCTAATCTCAAACAGCTATGGTGCCAGAAATCAGCACAGAGTGAATCTTATCGCCTGGCATGCTATTTATCTAAGCATAGTTGTCGGTTTGATTCTCTCAGTCGGTTCTCTATTCTCCGGGAATCTGCTCTCGCTTCTGTTCCCTTCAAGCGACGCATTTATGCAGATGAACGGTGCAAAGTATCTTCAAACTATAATGCTCGGTTTTCCGGCAATGAGCATAATGGTTGTTCTCGGTGCTACACTAAGAGGTGCAGGTGATACCAGGTCTCCTTTGATAGCAGCTGCGATTGCAAATGGGTTGAATGTCTTTCTAGATTACTCAATGATCTTCGGGAAGTTCGGTTTTCCTGAGATGGGTGCTTTTGGAGCAGCACTCGCGACTGTATTATCAAGGGTTGTAGGTTCGGTAATCATAATTGTACTTCTATTCAGAAACCGGGGAATATCTATGACCAAGAGACCACAGAGGCTTTCCAAGTGGATGCTAAGGGAGGTATTTGTTCTAGGACTCCCTGCTTCAATAGAGAACTTCGGTTTCTCGCTGGGGGTTCTGGTCTTCGCTAACATTCTTTTCATAGCCGGTCCACAGGCCTACGCAGCTCACAGAATAGGAATTCAAGTAGAGTCTCTCTCTTTCATGCCGGCATGGGGGATGGGAGTAGCGATAACTGCACTAGTAGGTATCTATAACGGAAGTAGGCAACGAAGGCTGTCAATAGGGGTAGTCAGGCAAGGTTGGTTCATTGCACTCACGATTTCCTCGATAATTGGAATAGCTATAACTCTATTCCCTGATCTTTTCATATCAATCTTCACGAATGAAACATCGCTCATCGAAGAGGGAAGACTTCCTGTGAGAATCATCGGTTTGTTCCAGGTTGTAATGGGAACTGATTATGCCGTAACCGGAGCGCTTAGAGGTATGGGAGACACTTCGTTCCCGATGAAATCGTCGCTAGTGGCAATGTGGTTAATCAGGCTTCCACTTGGTTATGTGCTTGTCAGGTACTTTGGTATGGGTCTCTTCGGAGCCTGGATAGGGATGATGGCAGACATGGTCCTAAGAACTACGCTTAAGTTCGTCAGATTCTATTCTGGAAAATGGGAGATGAAAGCAGATTCCATTCAGGCAAGGTCCGGCTAACGCTCATTGCTAGTATTCCTTTGCATCACAATCAGCCAGTGCAAATAACAATCAAGATTACTAGCACACAGGAGTTTCCGGAGCGAGAGAATCACTTTGCTCTTTTGAGGCGCTTTTGGTAAGATTGTCTTATGCTTGGCGTCCTTTTTGCTACCGACCAGACTATGCTTTAAAGGAGGAGTTCCCTTGAGGATTGTGGATATCAGTGAGGCAGTTTCAACTGTTAGTGAAGATTCTTCCGTGATGGTAGGAGGATTCTTGGGATGCGGGTCCCCCGACAATCTTATTAATGAGATCATTACCAAGAAGATCAGAGGGTTGACGGTGATTGCAAATGACACCGCTTTTCCCGATAAGGGTATAGGTAAGCTTATTGTGAACAAGTGCGCATGTAAAGTGATTGTATCTCATATCGGCACTAATCCAGAAACACAACGTCAAATGATGGAGGGTGAGCTTAAAGTGGAACTGATTCCTCAAGGGACTCTGGCTGAGAGAATAAGAGTAGGAGGAGTAGGGCTTGGAGGAATTCTAACTCCAACAGGCGTTGGTACTGTCATTCAAGAAGGGAAGAGAGTGGTTGCTGTAGAGGGACGGGAGTATCTTCTTGAGTTGCCGCTTAGAGCTGATTACGCACTAGTGAAGGCAAAGAAGGCCGATTACTATGGCAATCTCGTCTTTTCTTTAACCGCAAGAAACTTCAACCCGCTAATTGTTCTAGCGTGTGACACAGTAATCGCAGAAGTGGAAGAGATAGTACCTGTTGGTGCGCTAACGCCTGATGAAATACATATTCCGGGAGTTCTGGTTGACTATATTGTAGTCGGGGGGGCAGCTCAATGATAGATGCAAGAGAGATAATCGCGAGAAGGATTGGAATGGAGCTGCGTGATGGGGATCTAGTAAACCTAGGAATTGGTATTCCAACTCTAGTTTCGAACTTCATTCCGGAGGGTATTAGAGTCTATTTTCAGTCAGAGAACGGAATAATAGGAATGGGGCCCGTTCCGGAAGCTGGTATGGCGAACAGAGATCTAACAAATGCGGGAGGCCAGTATATAACGGCTTTACCGGGTTCAGCTACCTTTGACAGCGCGATGTCTTTTTCGATTATT encodes:
- a CDS encoding Nif3-like dinuclear metal center hexameric protein, whose translation is MRPLELEGFLNSVLEPEKFDDYCHNGIQIEGDRDIKKLVTGVSFSNAFVEKALNSSADAILVHHGIFGKTFFRLTGHLKRRVESVLLNGVTLLGYHLPLDANIPYGNNYAIAQKLGLESLEKFDVGLIGRTPIETTVSEFTFSLSQLFPNQKIFLHKNSEIVQKVCVISGGSSSMLDKLEGIADTFISGEVREPTRELSREMGINYFCVGHYASERFGVMNLGQLIKERFSLDVEFIEYYNEV
- a CDS encoding MATE family efflux transporter; translated protein: MAYSLLKSYLDAGEAKEIRRSLLVMALPAIGENVLQMLLGISDTAFLGHYDWRVMTAVGTANQVVFIFQAVLVAISTGSMVLISNSYGARNQHRVNLIAWHAIYLSIVVGLILSVGSLFSGNLLSLLFPSSDAFMQMNGAKYLQTIMLGFPAMSIMVVLGATLRGAGDTRSPLIAAAIANGLNVFLDYSMIFGKFGFPEMGAFGAALATVLSRVVGSVIIIVLLFRNRGISMTKRPQRLSKWMLREVFVLGLPASIENFGFSLGVLVFANILFIAGPQAYAAHRIGIQVESLSFMPAWGMGVAITALVGIYNGSRQRRLSIGVVRQGWFIALTISSIIGIAITLFPDLFISIFTNETSLIEEGRLPVRIIGLFQVVMGTDYAVTGALRGMGDTSFPMKSSLVAMWLIRLPLGYVLVRYFGMGLFGAWIGMMADMVLRTTLKFVRFYSGKWEMKADSIQARSG
- a CDS encoding 3-oxoacid CoA-transferase subunit A; translated protein: MRIVDISEAVSTVSEDSSVMVGGFLGCGSPDNLINEIITKKIRGLTVIANDTAFPDKGIGKLIVNKCACKVIVSHIGTNPETQRQMMEGELKVELIPQGTLAERIRVGGVGLGGILTPTGVGTVIQEGKRVVAVEGREYLLELPLRADYALVKAKKADYYGNLVFSLTARNFNPLIVLACDTVIAEVEEIVPVGALTPDEIHIPGVLVDYIVVGGAAQ